A stretch of Desulfocurvus vexinensis DSM 17965 DNA encodes these proteins:
- the thyX gene encoding FAD-dependent thymidylate synthase, producing the protein MRIVAASFQIMALPDPESVLAHIEAAGRTCYKSEDKMTPDSGREFVARILRSGHESVIEHASATVRFVCDRGVTHELVRHRLASYSQESTRYANYSKDRFGSEITVIRPLFWAEGSPQYVLWERAMREAEAAYLELMAAGAKAQEARAVLPNSLKTEIVMTANLREWRHVMRLRCAGAAHPQIREIMLPLLDEFSRRIPVVFDDLRAQFAEDIAAFAARGGQ; encoded by the coding sequence GTGAGAATCGTCGCCGCCAGCTTCCAGATCATGGCCCTGCCCGACCCCGAAAGCGTGCTGGCGCACATCGAGGCCGCCGGACGCACCTGCTACAAGTCTGAGGACAAGATGACCCCGGACTCGGGGCGCGAGTTCGTGGCGCGCATCCTGCGCTCGGGCCACGAGAGCGTCATCGAGCACGCCTCGGCCACGGTGCGCTTTGTCTGCGACCGCGGCGTGACCCACGAGCTGGTGCGCCACCGGCTGGCGTCCTACAGCCAGGAATCCACGCGCTACGCCAACTACTCCAAGGACCGCTTCGGCAGCGAGATCACCGTGATCCGCCCGCTGTTCTGGGCCGAGGGCAGCCCGCAGTATGTGCTCTGGGAGCGCGCCATGCGCGAGGCCGAGGCGGCCTACCTGGAGCTGATGGCCGCCGGGGCCAAGGCCCAGGAGGCCCGCGCCGTGCTGCCCAACAGCCTGAAGACCGAGATCGTCATGACCGCCAACCTGCGCGAGTGGCGCCACGTCATGCGCCTGCGCTGCGCCGGGGCGGCCCACCCGCAGATCCGCGAGATCATGCTGCCCCTGCTGGACGAGTTCTCCCGGCGCATCCCCGTGGTCTTCGACGACCTGCGCGCGCAGTTCGCCGAAGACATCGCGGCCTTCGCGGCCCGGGGCGGGCAGTGA
- a CDS encoding penicillin-binding transpeptidase domain-containing protein — protein sequence MTARYEPRHSKVHDWAAVRLLVVAVLFALAGLTLWARAFQVQILMGEELAARAKRQHMAAESVSGPRGRIFDRQGRVLAKSVQCSSVFARPMEVQDPARTARELGRVLGVSARDIETRLAARRPFVWLARQVADRDAAAVSALALPGVGTMQEFKRLYPSGHLAGQLLGFTGLDGVGLEGLERALEDTLAGRSDKTVVQRDASGRRLLDGDEPSRASVRGGDVRLTIDADIQAMAEQAVGSAVTAYNAKAGMGLVVHVPSGDILAWAIHPFFNPNIYSSYRPDAWRNRIALDALEPGSTFKPFVLAAALQEGIVRPDSVYFCENGRFTMPGAVIRDTHDYADLPVTHILRYSSNIGMAKIGLEMGARTMHGYLSRLGFGQRTGLPLAGEAKGILRNPGAWQRVDLANVAFGQGVAVTALQMGQAYLCLARGGVTGSLRLLATDEPPHARAERVFSPEVAGQILSMMRDVVQADGTGTRARIEGMTVAGKTGTAQKASPTGGYGNDHVGSFAALLPGENPEFLVLVIVDEPHPQHYGGVVAAPAVREIALQSLAYMGRLPEPAVQVRSAFAEGGLTDEDVRRLVDAIGAGIDSPAVALQAGEAVPNVVGMSLRRAVELLAGGGAVPEVRGSGLVVRRQSPDPGKPWPGTGNRCVLWLDATADRS from the coding sequence ATGACCGCCCGCTACGAGCCGCGACACAGCAAGGTCCACGACTGGGCCGCCGTCAGGCTGCTGGTCGTGGCCGTGCTGTTCGCCCTGGCGGGGCTGACGCTGTGGGCCCGCGCGTTCCAGGTCCAGATTCTCATGGGCGAGGAGCTGGCCGCCCGGGCCAAGCGCCAGCACATGGCCGCCGAGTCCGTCAGCGGGCCCCGGGGCAGGATTTTCGACCGCCAGGGCCGCGTGCTGGCCAAGAGCGTGCAGTGCAGCTCGGTGTTCGCCCGGCCCATGGAAGTGCAGGACCCGGCGCGCACCGCCCGCGAACTGGGCCGCGTGCTGGGCGTCAGCGCCCGGGACATTGAGACCCGCCTGGCGGCCCGGCGGCCCTTTGTCTGGCTGGCGCGCCAGGTGGCCGACCGCGACGCCGCCGCCGTTTCCGCCCTGGCCCTGCCCGGGGTGGGCACCATGCAGGAGTTCAAGCGCCTGTACCCCAGCGGGCATCTGGCCGGGCAGCTGCTGGGCTTCACCGGGCTGGACGGCGTGGGCCTGGAGGGCCTGGAGCGGGCCCTGGAAGACACCCTGGCCGGGCGCAGCGACAAGACCGTGGTCCAGCGCGACGCCAGCGGCCGCAGGCTGCTGGACGGCGACGAGCCCAGCCGCGCCTCGGTGCGCGGCGGCGACGTGCGCCTGACCATCGACGCCGACATCCAGGCCATGGCCGAGCAGGCCGTGGGCAGTGCCGTGACGGCTTACAACGCCAAGGCCGGCATGGGGCTGGTGGTCCACGTGCCCAGCGGCGACATCCTGGCCTGGGCCATCCACCCCTTCTTCAACCCCAACATCTATTCCAGCTACCGCCCCGACGCCTGGCGCAACCGTATCGCCCTGGACGCCCTGGAGCCCGGCTCGACCTTCAAGCCCTTCGTGCTGGCCGCCGCGCTCCAGGAAGGCATCGTGCGCCCCGACAGCGTGTATTTCTGCGAGAACGGGCGCTTCACCATGCCCGGGGCCGTGATCCGCGACACCCACGACTACGCCGACCTGCCCGTGACGCATATCCTGCGCTACTCCAGCAACATCGGCATGGCCAAGATCGGCCTGGAAATGGGCGCGCGCACCATGCACGGCTACCTGTCCCGGCTGGGCTTCGGCCAGCGCACCGGCCTGCCCCTGGCGGGCGAGGCCAAGGGCATCCTGCGCAACCCCGGGGCCTGGCAGCGCGTGGACCTGGCCAACGTGGCCTTCGGCCAGGGCGTGGCCGTGACGGCCCTGCAGATGGGCCAGGCCTACCTGTGCCTGGCCCGGGGCGGGGTCACGGGCTCCCTGCGCCTGCTGGCGACGGACGAGCCGCCCCACGCCCGGGCCGAGCGGGTCTTCTCCCCCGAGGTCGCCGGGCAGATCCTGTCCATGATGCGCGACGTGGTGCAGGCCGACGGCACGGGCACCCGGGCGCGCATCGAGGGCATGACCGTGGCCGGCAAGACCGGCACGGCCCAGAAGGCTTCGCCCACCGGCGGCTACGGCAACGACCACGTGGGCTCCTTCGCCGCGCTGCTGCCCGGCGAAAACCCCGAATTCCTGGTGCTTGTCATCGTGGACGAGCCGCACCCGCAGCACTATGGCGGCGTGGTCGCGGCTCCGGCGGTGCGCGAGATCGCGCTCCAGTCGCTGGCCTACATGGGCAGGCTGCCCGAGCCCGCCGTGCAGGTCCGGTCCGCCTTCGCCGAGGGAGGGCTGACGGATGAGGACGTTCGCAGGCTGGTGGACGCGATTGGTGCGGGAATCGACAGCCCTGCCGTGGCCCTTCAGGCGGGAGAGGCTGTTCCCAATGTCGTGGGCATGTCCCTGCGGCGCGCCGTTGAGCTGCTCGCAGGCGGCGGAGCCGTCCCCGAGGTCCGGGGCAGCGGGCTTGTGGTCCGCAGGCAGAGCCCTGACCCGGGAAAACCCTGGCCCGGAACGGGAAACCGTTGCGTGCTGTGGCTCGACGCCACGGCGGACAGGAGCTGA
- a CDS encoding YebC/PmpR family DNA-binding transcriptional regulator gives MAGHSKWANIQHRKGRQDAKRGKAFTKAAKEIIIAAKSGGNPDMNPRLRAAIQAAKAVNLPKDKIENAIKKGTGELAGGEMFEVQYEGYGPGGIAILVEAATDNKNRTVAEVRHILSRGNGNMGEAGCVAWMFDKKGTLYFDKAKYGEEQIMEAGLEAGAEDVVDDGEAWEVRCAPEDFAAVQQAFDDAGLEYSSAEISMIAQNTIDVDVDTGRKLVNLIDKLEDNDDVQNVFHNAELPDELFAELEQG, from the coding sequence ATGGCCGGTCACAGCAAATGGGCCAACATCCAGCACCGCAAGGGGCGCCAGGACGCCAAGCGCGGCAAGGCCTTCACCAAGGCCGCGAAGGAAATCATCATCGCCGCCAAGAGCGGCGGCAACCCGGACATGAACCCCCGCCTGCGCGCCGCCATCCAGGCCGCCAAGGCCGTGAACCTGCCCAAGGACAAGATCGAGAACGCCATCAAGAAGGGCACCGGCGAGCTGGCGGGCGGCGAAATGTTCGAGGTGCAGTACGAGGGCTACGGCCCCGGGGGCATCGCCATCCTCGTCGAGGCCGCCACGGACAACAAGAACCGCACCGTGGCCGAGGTCCGCCACATCCTGTCGCGAGGCAACGGCAACATGGGCGAGGCCGGGTGCGTGGCCTGGATGTTCGACAAGAAGGGCACCTTGTACTTCGACAAGGCCAAGTACGGCGAGGAGCAGATCATGGAGGCCGGCCTGGAGGCCGGGGCCGAGGACGTGGTGGACGACGGCGAGGCCTGGGAAGTGCGCTGCGCCCCCGAGGATTTCGCCGCCGTGCAGCAGGCCTTCGACGACGCAGGCCTGGAGTACTCCTCCGCCGAGATTTCCATGATCGCCCAGAACACCATCGACGTGGACGTGGACACCGGGCGCAAGCTGGTGAACCTCATCGACAAGCTCGAAGACAACGACGACGTGCAGAACGTCTTCCACAACGCCGAGCTGCCCGACGAGCTGTTCGCCGAGCTGGAGCAGGGCTAG
- the ruvA gene encoding Holliday junction branch migration protein RuvA, producing the protein MIAYLRGTVVARSESSCVVLTPGGVGYEVGLTVHAAAGLPRQGEVELFVQTIVREDALELYGFATWDERETFALLLSISKLGPKTALAMLSVFSPDDLRRVVLADDFMPLVQVPGIGKKSAQRIFIELKYKLEPGGVAPGPLPGGLPGPAASVFRDALAGLTNLGYDEAQARGVLETVLGAEPDLDVAGALRAALRHISKARE; encoded by the coding sequence ATGATCGCCTATCTGCGCGGCACGGTGGTGGCCCGGTCCGAAAGCTCCTGCGTGGTGCTGACCCCGGGCGGGGTGGGCTACGAGGTCGGCCTGACGGTGCACGCCGCCGCCGGGCTGCCGCGCCAGGGCGAGGTGGAGCTCTTCGTGCAGACCATCGTGCGCGAGGACGCCCTGGAGCTTTACGGCTTCGCCACCTGGGACGAGCGCGAGACCTTCGCCCTGTTGCTGTCCATCTCCAAGCTCGGGCCCAAGACGGCCCTGGCCATGCTCTCGGTCTTCTCGCCCGACGACCTGCGCCGGGTGGTCCTGGCCGACGATTTCATGCCCCTGGTGCAGGTGCCGGGCATCGGCAAGAAGAGCGCCCAGCGCATCTTCATCGAGTTGAAATACAAGCTCGAACCCGGCGGCGTGGCCCCGGGGCCGCTGCCCGGGGGGCTGCCCGGGCCTGCGGCGTCGGTCTTCCGCGACGCCCTGGCGGGGCTGACCAATCTGGGCTATGACGAAGCCCAGGCCCGGGGCGTGCTCGAAACCGTCCTGGGCGCGGAACCCGACCTCGACGTGGCCGGCGCCCTGCGCGCCGCCCTGCGGCACATCTCCAAGGCGCGTGAATGA
- a CDS encoding RlmE family RNA methyltransferase, whose product MKKYRDHYFERAKRENYPARSVYKLQELDKRFGLFRTGMTVLDLGAAPGSWTLWAAKKVGPGGFVLAADIQATETGFPGNVAFFREDVFQRSEAFEAELAARGPFHVVMSDMAPSTTGHKGTDQARSMNLCEEALAVALVTLVKGGHFVVKVFQGPDEQAYREALRARFGKVKTFKPKSSRPESKEIFYVGQDFLGRE is encoded by the coding sequence ATGAAAAAGTACCGGGACCATTATTTCGAGCGGGCCAAGCGCGAGAACTACCCCGCGCGCTCGGTCTACAAGCTCCAGGAGCTGGACAAGCGCTTCGGCCTGTTCCGCACGGGCATGACCGTGCTGGACCTGGGCGCGGCCCCCGGCTCGTGGACCCTGTGGGCCGCCAAGAAGGTCGGCCCCGGGGGCTTCGTCCTGGCGGCGGACATCCAGGCTACCGAAACGGGCTTCCCCGGCAACGTGGCCTTCTTCCGCGAAGACGTGTTCCAGCGCTCGGAGGCCTTCGAGGCCGAGCTGGCCGCGCGCGGGCCGTTCCATGTGGTCATGTCCGACATGGCGCCCAGCACCACGGGCCACAAGGGCACGGACCAGGCCCGGTCCATGAACCTGTGCGAGGAGGCCCTTGCCGTGGCCCTTGTGACCTTGGTAAAGGGCGGGCACTTCGTGGTCAAGGTGTTCCAGGGGCCCGACGAGCAGGCCTACCGCGAAGCCCTGCGGGCCCGCTTCGGCAAGGTCAAGACCTTCAAGCCCAAGAGTTCGCGCCCGGAGAGCAAGGAAATCTTCTACGTGGGCCAGGACTTCCTGGGCCGGGAATGA
- the ruvB gene encoding Holliday junction branch migration DNA helicase RuvB encodes MASVSPPACGPGPDDGIRPRRLDEFIGQDELRANLRVFLSAALERGQAMDHALLYGCPGLGKTTLAQILASELGVNLVSTSGPVLERSGDLAAILTNVSRHDILFIDEIHRMPPAVEEILYPAMEDFKLDLVIGQGPGARTVKIDLEPFTLVGATTRIGLLTSPLRDRFGVIARLEFYAPAELARIVTRAAAILGVPLTPEGALVIGRRSRGTPRIANRLLRRVRDFALVEGDGTVDAAAAEAALERLDVDGSGLDTMDRKILSVLIHHYSGGPVGVKTLAVACSEEVRTIEEIYEPYLMQCGFLKRTPRGRVATAKAYAHLNRITSGQGSLS; translated from the coding sequence ATGGCATCCGTTTCCCCCCCGGCCTGCGGGCCCGGCCCCGACGACGGCATCCGCCCGCGCAGGCTGGACGAATTCATCGGCCAGGACGAGCTGCGCGCCAATTTGCGCGTGTTCCTCTCCGCCGCGCTGGAGCGCGGCCAGGCCATGGACCATGCGCTGCTCTACGGCTGCCCGGGCCTGGGCAAGACGACCCTGGCCCAGATCCTGGCCAGCGAGCTGGGGGTCAACCTGGTCAGCACGTCGGGCCCGGTGCTGGAGCGCAGCGGCGACCTGGCGGCCATCCTGACCAACGTGTCGCGCCACGACATCCTGTTCATCGACGAGATCCACCGCATGCCCCCGGCGGTGGAGGAAATCCTCTACCCGGCCATGGAGGACTTCAAGCTCGATCTGGTCATCGGCCAGGGCCCCGGGGCGCGCACGGTGAAGATCGACCTGGAGCCCTTCACCCTGGTGGGTGCCACCACGCGCATCGGCCTGCTGACCTCGCCCCTGCGCGACCGCTTCGGGGTCATCGCGCGCCTGGAGTTCTACGCCCCGGCGGAGCTGGCGCGCATCGTCACCCGCGCGGCGGCCATCCTGGGCGTGCCGCTCACGCCCGAGGGCGCCCTGGTCATCGGGCGGCGCTCGCGCGGCACCCCGCGCATCGCCAACCGCCTGCTGCGCCGCGTGCGCGATTTCGCCCTGGTGGAGGGCGACGGCACCGTGGACGCCGCCGCCGCCGAGGCCGCCCTGGAACGTCTGGACGTGGACGGCTCGGGCCTGGACACCATGGACCGCAAGATCCTCTCCGTGCTCATCCACCACTACTCGGGCGGCCCCGTGGGCGTGAAGACCCTGGCCGTGGCCTGCTCCGAGGAGGTGCGCACCATCGAGGAGATCTACGAGCCCTACCTCATGCAGTGCGGCTTTTTGAAGCGCACCCCGCGCGGGCGCGTGGCCACGGCCAAGGCCTACGCCCACCTGAATCGCATCACCTCCGGACAGGGGAGCCTTTCGTGA
- the ruvC gene encoding crossover junction endodeoxyribonuclease RuvC — protein MADNGLLVLGIDPGSRVTGFGLVREVSGRAMLVEAGTITTGAEKDLGRRLGRIHAGVAELVARHGPDVAAVENVFVSRNTMSALKLGQARGAAIAAVAVAGIPVAAYEPTVVKKNLVGVGNAPKGQVAWMVAHSLGMKNPGWAEDASDALAVALCHLNQRRFDRLAGKQP, from the coding sequence ATGGCGGACAACGGCCTGCTCGTGCTGGGCATCGACCCCGGCTCGCGCGTCACCGGCTTCGGGCTGGTGCGCGAGGTGTCGGGCCGGGCCATGCTCGTGGAGGCCGGGACCATCACCACCGGCGCGGAAAAGGACCTGGGCCGCCGCCTGGGGCGCATCCACGCCGGGGTGGCCGAGCTGGTGGCCCGCCACGGGCCCGACGTGGCCGCCGTGGAGAACGTGTTCGTCTCGCGCAACACCATGAGCGCGCTCAAGCTCGGGCAGGCGCGCGGGGCGGCCATCGCCGCCGTGGCCGTGGCGGGCATTCCCGTGGCGGCCTACGAGCCCACGGTGGTCAAGAAGAACCTTGTGGGCGTGGGCAACGCGCCCAAGGGCCAGGTGGCCTGGATGGTCGCCCACTCCCTGGGCATGAAGAACCCCGGCTGGGCCGAGGACGCCTCCGACGCCCTGGCCGTGGCCCTGTGCCACCTCAACCAGCGCCGGTTCGACCGGCTGGCGGGAAAGCAGCCATGA
- the mraZ gene encoding division/cell wall cluster transcriptional repressor MraZ, with protein MSKFRGHSYRSLDPKGRLMIPPEYREAAASMGSEGLLVLTNFDGCVVAYPLPEWERIEESFNRVNVLDKKMRNFQRFFISGAVEAALDKQGRILIAPHLRAYAGLDKDVVVAGVGRKFEIWSQATFEARRREMEETFDGDMAELAEKGFELRL; from the coding sequence ATGTCCAAATTCAGAGGTCACTCCTATCGCAGCCTGGACCCCAAAGGTCGGCTGATGATCCCCCCGGAATACAGGGAGGCCGCGGCTTCCATGGGTTCCGAGGGGCTCCTCGTGCTGACCAATTTCGACGGCTGCGTGGTGGCCTATCCGCTGCCCGAGTGGGAGCGGATCGAGGAAAGCTTCAACCGCGTGAACGTCCTGGACAAGAAGATGCGCAACTTCCAGCGCTTCTTCATCTCCGGGGCCGTGGAGGCCGCGCTGGACAAGCAGGGGCGCATCCTCATCGCGCCCCATCTGCGGGCCTACGCGGGGTTGGACAAGGACGTGGTCGTGGCCGGGGTCGGGCGCAAGTTCGAGATCTGGAGCCAGGCGACCTTCGAGGCCCGGCGCCGCGAGATGGAAGAGACCTTCGACGGCGACATGGCCGAACTGGCCGAAAAGGGCTTCGAGCTGCGGCTCTAG
- the rsmH gene encoding 16S rRNA (cytosine(1402)-N(4))-methyltransferase RsmH, producing the protein MMETDRNPADLHVPVLLNEVLEHLRPGPGGRYLDGTLGLGGHTRAILEAAGPGAQVLGLDRDAQALELAQERLAEYGDAVRFALCRFSRLDEPLAELGWDALDGALVDIGVSSLQLDDPARGFSFMEDGPLDMRMGLADGLAPASAIVNMAPLERLKLIIGRYGEEPQGGRIARAIVEARQRSPIRTTRELAAIVENAYPAKLRATARNHPATRTFQALRMEVNRELDELQEFLDRILPFLKPGARLAVISFHSLEDRIVKRTFKREASGCLCPPEQVVCVCGHVPQLRIVTTKPVVAGPDEIQVNPRARSAKLRVAEKLAPGGGPRR; encoded by the coding sequence ATGATGGAGACAGACAGGAACCCCGCCGACCTGCACGTCCCGGTACTGTTGAACGAGGTGCTCGAGCACCTGCGCCCCGGGCCCGGGGGTCGTTATCTCGACGGAACCCTGGGTCTTGGCGGGCACACCCGGGCCATCCTGGAGGCCGCGGGCCCCGGGGCCCAGGTCCTTGGCCTGGACCGCGACGCCCAGGCCCTGGAGCTGGCCCAGGAGCGCCTTGCGGAATACGGCGACGCCGTGCGCTTCGCCCTGTGCCGGTTCAGCAGGCTGGACGAGCCGCTGGCCGAACTGGGGTGGGACGCCCTGGACGGTGCCCTGGTTGATATCGGCGTGTCTTCCCTGCAGCTCGACGACCCGGCGAGGGGTTTCAGCTTCATGGAGGACGGGCCGCTGGACATGCGCATGGGCCTGGCCGACGGGCTGGCCCCGGCGTCGGCCATCGTGAACATGGCCCCGCTGGAGCGCTTGAAGCTGATCATCGGCCGCTACGGCGAGGAACCCCAGGGCGGACGCATCGCCCGGGCCATCGTCGAGGCCCGGCAGCGCAGTCCCATCCGGACCACGCGCGAGCTGGCGGCCATCGTTGAAAACGCCTACCCGGCCAAGCTCCGGGCTACGGCAAGAAACCACCCCGCGACCCGGACCTTCCAGGCCCTGCGCATGGAGGTCAACCGGGAGCTGGACGAACTTCAGGAATTCCTGGACCGGATACTGCCTTTCCTGAAGCCCGGCGCGCGGCTTGCGGTCATCAGCTTCCACTCGCTGGAAGACAGGATCGTCAAGCGGACGTTCAAGCGGGAAGCCTCGGGGTGCCTGTGCCCCCCGGAGCAGGTGGTGTGTGTCTGCGGGCATGTCCCGCAATTGCGGATTGTGACCACCAAGCCCGTTGTCGCCGGGCCGGACGAGATTCAGGTCAACCCCAGGGCGCGCAGCGCCAAGCTGCGGGTGGCCGAGAAGCTCGCCCCCGGCGGCGGGCCGCGCCGATGA
- the dnaA gene encoding chromosomal replication initiator protein DnaA: protein MMNAWPQTLNILEKTVNPGLFQVWIKPLDAEAADGRLTLFAPNAFVASWVRDRLLETIAEAATQAMGERPAIDIAVRPRAMQSAPCPEQAPGARPGGNGKGAPGGNGNGGAPGRAPAPEQLGLPSLVPQGLNTLSWRFGFDDFVVGPCNELAYVAAKGMTRGGLDFDQMFLNSAPGLGKTHLLQSIGRTMAQASNRSNVRIAYLTAEEFATQLILAIRSREMERFKNRFRDNVDVLLLEDIHFLQGKERTQDELLETLKALQSRGCKVVLSSSFLPRELKDVDDHLASRLCSGFLATIDRPCYDTRRRILESKARQHQVALPADVSDCLAEHLTDDVRQLESCLQSLVLKARLLGEAITMDMVAQVLRNYTATDTGRVSFQRIMEHICRSFGIEPTALASKSRRRDIVLARNTAFYLARMHTDMPLKQIGSQFNRRHSTVLKGITNVERELRLQTPLGRQIDSVVGRIKTP from the coding sequence ATGATGAATGCGTGGCCTCAGACACTGAACATCCTGGAAAAAACGGTCAACCCCGGCCTGTTCCAGGTCTGGATCAAGCCCCTGGACGCCGAGGCCGCCGATGGCCGCCTGACCCTGTTCGCGCCCAACGCCTTCGTGGCCTCCTGGGTGCGCGACAGGCTGCTGGAGACCATCGCCGAGGCCGCCACGCAGGCCATGGGCGAGCGCCCGGCCATCGACATCGCCGTGCGCCCCAGGGCCATGCAGAGCGCCCCCTGCCCCGAGCAGGCCCCGGGTGCCCGCCCGGGCGGCAACGGCAAGGGCGCCCCAGGGGGCAACGGCAACGGCGGCGCGCCGGGGCGCGCCCCGGCCCCGGAGCAGCTCGGCCTGCCGAGCCTGGTGCCCCAGGGCCTGAACACCCTGTCCTGGCGCTTCGGGTTCGATGATTTCGTGGTCGGCCCGTGCAACGAGCTGGCCTACGTGGCCGCCAAGGGCATGACCCGCGGCGGGCTGGACTTCGACCAGATGTTCCTGAACTCGGCCCCGGGGCTGGGCAAGACGCACCTGCTGCAATCCATCGGGCGGACCATGGCCCAGGCCAGCAACCGCTCCAACGTGCGCATCGCCTACCTGACCGCCGAGGAGTTTGCCACCCAGCTCATCCTGGCCATCCGCTCCCGCGAGATGGAGCGCTTCAAAAACCGTTTCCGCGACAACGTGGACGTGCTGCTGCTTGAGGACATCCACTTCCTGCAGGGCAAGGAGCGCACCCAGGACGAGCTGCTGGAAACCCTGAAGGCCCTCCAGTCCCGCGGCTGCAAGGTCGTGCTGTCCAGCTCGTTTCTGCCCCGCGAGCTCAAGGACGTGGACGACCACCTGGCCTCGCGGCTGTGCTCGGGCTTTCTGGCGACCATCGACCGCCCCTGCTACGACACCCGGCGCCGCATTCTGGAAAGCAAGGCCCGCCAGCATCAGGTGGCCCTGCCCGCCGACGTGTCCGACTGCCTGGCCGAGCACCTGACCGACGACGTGCGCCAGCTGGAAAGCTGCCTGCAAAGCCTGGTGCTCAAGGCCCGCCTGCTGGGCGAAGCCATCACCATGGACATGGTGGCCCAGGTGCTGCGCAACTACACGGCCACCGACACCGGGCGGGTCAGCTTCCAGCGCATCATGGAGCACATCTGCCGCAGCTTCGGCATCGAGCCCACGGCCCTGGCCTCCAAGAGCCGCAGGCGCGACATCGTGCTGGCCCGCAACACCGCCTTCTACCTGGCGCGGATGCACACGGATATGCCGCTCAAACAGATCGGCAGCCAGTTCAACCGCCGCCACTCCACCGTGCTCAAGGGCATCACCAACGTCGAACGCGAACTGCGCCTGCAAACCCCCCTGGGCCGCCAGATCGATTCCGTGGTCGGCCGCATCAAGACCCCCTAG
- a CDS encoding HD-GYP domain-containing protein, with the protein MCATKTKLKSGIVDNLDEEYYQISPDILESFPKFRPPLNLYRLKEDTAQILLYKKQDERMDKETQEEVAQTCAEGNLFVARTDHPIYSKHIAKQLDLVLVDEHLKEAEIAEVFTYAITDRIDEFFEQPVGPVFTKLYNDVMVLTEYLWNDKNRAKALVRRLHKEHTLARHSYNCGVLGLWLFNKVFPGGFNRRVYDKTALAFFLHDMGMSKIPAFIRDKPKALTPDEHSKVNLHPLLGSKLALKLGLKFDEMQQAIMEHHERLDGSGYPARAKQISPLGAMTAVVDSYCAMTTTRPYAPAKEPREAVAELNDMKSKYGDKALAPLFKAVVTGDW; encoded by the coding sequence ATGTGCGCTACCAAGACCAAGCTCAAGAGCGGCATCGTGGACAATCTGGACGAGGAATACTACCAGATCAGCCCCGACATCCTCGAAAGCTTCCCCAAGTTCCGCCCGCCGCTGAACCTGTACCGCCTCAAGGAGGACACGGCACAGATCCTGCTCTACAAGAAGCAGGACGAGCGCATGGACAAGGAGACCCAGGAGGAGGTGGCGCAGACGTGCGCCGAGGGCAACCTGTTCGTGGCGCGCACCGACCACCCCATCTACTCCAAGCACATCGCCAAGCAGCTCGACCTGGTGCTGGTGGACGAGCATCTCAAGGAGGCCGAGATCGCCGAGGTCTTCACCTACGCCATCACCGACCGCATCGACGAGTTCTTCGAGCAGCCCGTGGGGCCCGTGTTCACCAAGCTCTACAACGACGTGATGGTGCTCACCGAATACCTGTGGAACGACAAGAACCGCGCCAAGGCCCTGGTGCGCCGCCTGCACAAGGAGCACACCCTGGCCCGGCACTCCTACAACTGCGGGGTGCTCGGCCTGTGGCTGTTCAACAAGGTCTTTCCCGGCGGCTTCAACCGCCGCGTGTACGACAAGACCGCCCTGGCCTTCTTCCTGCACGACATGGGCATGTCCAAGATCCCGGCCTTCATCCGCGACAAGCCCAAGGCCCTGACCCCGGACGAGCACTCCAAGGTCAACCTGCACCCGCTGCTGGGCTCCAAGCTGGCCCTCAAGCTCGGGCTGAAGTTCGACGAGATGCAGCAGGCGATCATGGAGCACCACGAGCGCCTGGACGGCAGCGGCTACCCGGCCCGCGCCAAGCAGATCTCCCCCCTGGGCGCCATGACCGCCGTGGTGGACTCCTACTGCGCCATGACCACCACCCGCCCCTACGCCCCGGCCAAGGAGCCCCGCGAGGCCGTGGCCGAGCTCAACGACATGAAGTCCAAATACGGCGACAAGGCCCTGGCCCCGCTGTTCAAGGCCGTGGTCACCGGCGACTGGTAG